GCTGCTCGAATCAGGGCCGACGCCGATGCATCGTCAAAGCTTTCTCACCAAAGTTTTGTCGGCTTCATGACCGGGCTTCGTTCAGCCCCACCTCTTGATGCGGGGATTGGGCGCACCAGTCTTGAAAATCTCGCACCAGTTGCCGGCCCACCCGGCCCTTGATCGTCACCAGGATGCCGTTGAGGATTGATTCACCGGTGCTCTCCAAGACACGCTTGGGAATCAGCTTCAGCAGCGGTGGCTGGCTCACCGTGACGCCCAGTCGCGCTTCGCCCTGCAAGCCCTGATCGCTGACCTCCAGCAGCGCTTCCAGACTCAGCTGAAAATCATCCACCAGGCCCAACCCCTGCAATGTGGCGTCTGTGGCCTGAATGGAAATCGATCCGTCTCCGCACACGGTTTTCAGTGAGACAACAGGTGCGACCTGAAGTTGAAACACCTGCAGGGTCGTCACGGTGTAGCGATACCGGGAGGGACCGGTCGCTTCCAGTTGCTGGGGGTCCAGCAAGGCCTTGATCACGCGCTCCTCTTCCTGCAGATAGCGGCGCAGGCGGTCCGTCTGATTCGCGACCGGCAGATCGAGATGCTGACTGGCGCGGAAGGCCAGGCTCATGCCCCTTGTGCTGACGCGGCATGATCCTATCGATGCGAGTGCAGGGATCCATGCCGATGCGGGTGGCGTTTTTGGGGCCAAAGGGCACTTATGGCGAGCGGGCTGCCAGGGCCATGGTGCGGTTGGAGCAGCTCGGGGAGGCTGATTTGGTGGCTTGCACCGGATTGCGCTCGGTGGTGGAGCATGTGGCGGATGGCCGCTGTG
This region of Synechococcus sp. NOUM97013 genomic DNA includes:
- a CDS encoding DUF1997 domain-containing protein, with the translated sequence MSLAFRASQHLDLPVANQTDRLRRYLQEEERVIKALLDPQQLEATGPSRYRYTVTTLQVFQLQVAPVVSLKTVCGDGSISIQATDATLQGLGLVDDFQLSLEALLEVSDQGLQGEARLGVTVSQPPLLKLIPKRVLESTGESILNGILVTIKGRVGRQLVRDFQDWCAQSPHQEVGLNEARS